From a region of the Cyprinus carpio isolate SPL01 chromosome B21, ASM1834038v1, whole genome shotgun sequence genome:
- the arrdc1b gene encoding arrestin domain-containing protein 1b, whose amino-acid sequence MGKLQEFEITFTNNKVVYNPGESISGTVRIKTSHSLQFKAIKVNCVGSCGISSKLNDASWMLEEKYLSSTLSVGDKGTLSAGEHSFAFQFVIPASVPTSFEGPFGKVLYKIRAFIDTPRFSKDYKTQRPFYLLNVLNLNELPDIEQPSCALTTKKFNYLLVKTGTLMLKACSDLRGYTPGQVIKLSTEIHNKSGKDTGYVMASVIQRVSYKTKRPMFDLRPIAEVEGAGVKAGKHAEWKEQIIVPPLPQSGLTGCSLIDIEYFIQVSLKSPEAVVTLPIYIGNIAVNLTPSIPHPIAQGAPMPAMPSLSPAPVVPSAPPVEGDLEGALAAGGVDSEEIPTKSHSQQDPSGVPLSMSPSAFGQASGPVAPQPAQSSSSSAPLFCLSTGATIPFFTDGNTTPVPTSCPLILPPEYSTWEYPHEPPPTYEESCSSNNSSFNSSMR is encoded by the exons CCATTAAAGTCAACTGTGTGGGGTCGTGTGGCATCTCGTCCAAGCTGAATGATGCATCATGGATGCTTGAGGAGAAGTACTTGAGCAGCACACTGTCTGTGGGCGATAAAG GTACTCTGTCAGCTGGAGAGCACAGCTTTGCGTTTCAGTTTGTCATTCCag CATCTGTTCCAACCTCGTTTGAAGGCCCGTTTGGGAAGGTTTTGTACAAAATTAGGGCTTTTATTGACACGCCACGTTTCTCAAAGGACTACAAGACCCAGCGACCCTTTTACCTTCTCAATGTGCTCAACCTCAATGAGTTGCCAGATATAGAG CAACCCAGCTGTGCTTtgacaacaaaaaagtttaacTACCTCCTGGTAAAAACAGGCACGCTCATGCTGAAGGCATGCAGTGATCTAAGAGGATACACTCCTGGACAGGTTATCAAACTATCCACTGAGATCCATAACAAGTCTGGTAAAGACACCGGCTATGTGATGGCTAGCGTTATTCAG AGAGTGTCGTATAAAACAAAGCGGCCAATGTTTGATTTGCGGCCCATAGCAGAGGTCGAGGGTGCTGGGGTGAAGGCTGGCAAACATGCAGAGTGGAAAGAACAGATCATCgtccctcctcttcctcagtcAGGCCTCACTGGCTGCAGCCTCATAGATATTGAGTATTTTATTCAG GTTTCACTAAAATCTCCTGAGGCTGTGGTCACGTTACCCATCTACATTGGGAACATTGCTGTAAACTTGACTCCCTCCATTCCTCACCCCATCGCTCAAGGCGCACCAATGCCTGCCATGCCAAGCCTCAGCCCTGCACCCGTAGTCCCCAGCGCACCTCCTGTGGAGGGCGACCTGGAGGGTGCGCTGGCTGCTGGAGGAGTAGACAGCGAGGAGATCCCCACTAAGAGTCATTCTCAGCAGGACCCGTCTGGTGTGCCTCTCTCCATGTCTCCCAGTGCATTCGGTCAAGCGTCTGGTCCAGTCGCGCCGCAGCCCGCCCAGTCCTCCAGCAGCTCTGCTCCTCTGTTCTGTTTGTCCACAGGGGCCACCATACCTTTCTTTACAGATGGCAATACAACACCAGTGCCCACTTCCTGTCCCCTCATCCTGCCCCCTGAATACAGCACCTGGGAATACCCACATG aGCCACCTCCCACTTATGAGGAAAGCTGCAGTAGCAACAACTCCAGCTTCAACAGTAGCATGAGGTAG